The window GAACGAGGCCGAGCCGTCGGTGGCGTCCTCGGGGACGGAGAAGTACAGGTCGGCGCCGTCTCCGGCCTCGGTGACGGGCTTGCCGGCCTTGTCGGTGACCTGGACCCCGCTGGCGGGGGCGTCGGCGGGCGGTACCACCGAGACCTGGCCGGCGTCGGTGTGGACGGTGATCGGACCCAGCTTCTCGCCGGCCTTGCCGGAGACAGCGGCCGGGGACAGCCCCACGGACGCCTTGGGCTCCGCGACGTTCTGGGCGTTCTCCTCCAGCCAGTCGGCGAGCTTCTCGGCGTTCGCGTCCTTGGCCGTCACGTCGGCCTTGTCCGAGAAGCGCCAGATGGCGACCTGGGTACCGGCGGCGGCGGTCTTCTCGTCGAGCGGGCCGGTGCCGGCCTTCTCGGCGAGGGCCGCGAAGTCGTTGACCTGCGGGTAGGAGTGCTGCAGGATCCAGCGCACCTTGCCGGCGTTCTCGTTGGCACCGAGCGAAGACTGGTCCCAGGGGGTCTCCGAGTACTTCGCGCCGTCCTTGGTGGGCGTGTGGAAGTCGATGCAGTACGTCTGGATGGTGCCGCCGCCGTCGACCTTCATCTCGAACAGCCCGGCGGGCAGCTCCTGGGGCTTCTTGCCCTCACCGGTGTTGAGCTCGGCGGTGCCGTAGGTCTTCAGACCCTCCAGCACGGCGACCGCACCACCCTGATGCTGGCCCGTCTCGTCCGCCGGCGCGGCCGTGGCGGCCGTCGCTCCGACGATCGTTCCCGCGACGACCAGGCCGGTGGCCAGCATCGCCGCGGCCGTCCTGACCAGACCGCGGCCGTGGCCCTTGCTCAGGCCCCCTGGGGAGACCTCCGTCGACGCCGTCGACGCAGCGGATGCTGAAGACACAGAAAACACAGAATTCCCCTCCGGGCGAGACCTTCACGCTTGAGGCGCGTGTGGGAGGTGTCTCGCCAGCAAACTCAAGTGCCGCATGAGTACGGGGGAATCGTAAGGATCGAACGAAGAGGCGTCCCCCGTCATGCCGTCAGATAAGCATTCCGACTCGTAATCGTTACAGCTTTCATCGGCGCGCCCCCGTTGTTCAGGACACCGATGCCATTTCCGTGGCCGGTTTCTGACGATGCGTAGGCGCAATGAGTGCGGGGTCGGCTCTGGCCACCCGCCGGAAAGCGGCCGTCCCCCTGGTCAGATCGTGTCCCACCGCCACCGCCTCGACGTCCACGGACGTCTTCCACACCCCGTCGCGCTCCTCCTCCCTCACCTTCAGACGCCCGTGCACGACGAGCGGTTCGCCCACGGAGACGGATCCGGACAGATTCGCGGCGAGCGTGCGCCGGGCCCACACCGTGTAGAAGCTGGTGCGGCCGTCGGCCCAGCTCTGCCGTTCGCGGTCCCATCGCCTGGGCGTCACCGCCAGCCGGAACCGGGCCGTGGCCCCGGCCTCCGTCTCCCGGAAGTCCACCGGAGTCGCGCTGTTGCCCACCAGCGTCACCAAGGTCTCGTTCATTTCCGTCCCCCGTTTCCGTCGCGCGCCGCGCCGCACATTTCCGTGCCGCGCCGGCGCACCTCAGCGCATTCCGTCCGGCTTTCCGGCACAACGTCCGGCCTGCGCCGATGGGATGCGAAGACGCCCGGTCCGGCACGTCCGACGCGCATGCCCGGCGCACATGTCCGGTACGCCTGTCCGGTGCGTCCGTCAGGTCGTGCACACCATCCTGGGCGGAAACGGGAAATCCCGCTGGGGCTGTGGATTACCGGCCGGTTGTGGAGAACTCCGTCACCGTCACGTACCGCTCGCGCACCTCGCGGTAGCGCGCCAGTTCCGCCGCCACCGGATCGAGCACCCTGGCCCGCCCGCAGCCCGCGGCGGCTTCGCGCAGGCGCCGTTCCGCCTCCTGCCCGTACCGCCGTGCGGGGCCGCGCGCGGCGGCCGCGCACGACCATTCCACGAGCGGCCCGCCGATCACCCCGGCCAGCATCACCAGAGCCGGGACGACCAGCCCCGGTTCGAGGAAGCCCACGATCTGCCCCAGCAGCCACAGGCCGCCGAAGATCTGGAGCAGGGTCATGGAGGCCTGTGCGAGCACCGCGGCCGGCCACCACGCGGGGCGCGGCGGTCGCGCCACCCTCGCGCCGAGACCGCCCGGGAGGGGCACGGCCCTCACCACCGCACCCGGTCCGCGGCCGGCCGGGACCGCCGGCTTCCCCGCCGCGCCCGTCTTCCCCGCCGCGCCCGTGCCGCCCGGATCCACGGCCGCCGAGGCGGTGTCCCCGCCCCTTCCGCGGCCTCGCCCGGCCGAGGCCGCCTGCGCGTTCCGCGCCAGCTCGTCCAGTGCCTCGGGCAGGCCCTCGGCACCGCCCACCGCCGCCTCGCGCACGGCCTGCGCCCAGGGCGCCGGGAGGCCGTCCACCGCGTCGTCCGCCAGTGTCCGCACCGCCTGTTCGACGCGCTGACGGGCGGTGAGCTCCTCCTCGGGCGGTGCCAGGGCCTGGGCCATCAGGTCCAGGCCGCCGAGCTGCCGGGTGGACTCGTACCAGCGCCACAGACGCAGCCACGGCGTTCCGCAGGCCCGCCCCGCGTTCCTGCGCCACTCGCGTTCCGCCGCCTGTCCCGCGGCGGTCGCACCGACGGCTTCGGCGAGCCGGTCGGTGAACTGTTCGCGGGCCCGTTCACCGAGTCCGGGCCGCCCCTCCGCGACGTACACCGGACGGAGCCGGGCCGCCGCCGCGTCGACGTCCGCGGAGAGCCTGCGCGCCGCCGCCGTGCGCTCCTGGACGAACCTGCCGAGGAGTTCGCGCAGGTCGGCCACCCCGGCGCCGGTCAGGGCGGACAGGGACATGACGGTGGCGCCCGGCTCGCCGTGCTCCCCCACCGCCATACCGTCCTCGTCCAGCAGCCTGCGCAGGTCGTCGAGGACGAGGTCCGCCGCGTCGCCGGGGAGCCGGTCGATCTGGTTGAGGACGACGAAGGAGACCTCCGCGTGCCCGGCGAGCGGCCGGAGGTAGCGCTCGTGGAGGGCGGCGTCGGCGTACTTCTCCGGGTCGACGACCCAGATCACCGCGTCGACCAGGGCCAGCACCCGGTCGACCTGGGCCCGGTGCCCGGTCGCCGCCGAGTCGTGGTCGGGCAGGTCCACCAGGACGAGCCCCTGGAGCGCCTCGTCTGCCGGTGTGCTGCCCTGGACGGGCCTGCGCCGCAGCCGGCCGGGGATGGCCAGCCGGTCGAGCAGTCCGGCGGCGCCGTCGGTCCAGCTGCAGGCGATCGGCGCGGACGTGGTGGGCCTGCGCAGCCCGGTTTCGGAGATCTGGACGCCGGCGAGGGCGTTGAAGAGGGTGGACTTCCCGCTGCCGGTGGCCCCGGCGACGGCGACCACGGTGTGCCTGGAGGAGAGCCGCTGGCGGGCCGACGCCTCGTCGAGCACGCGCCCCGCCTCGGCGAGGGAGTCCCCGTCCAGCCGGGCGCGGGAGAGCCCGACCAGTTCGCGCAGGGCGTCGAGCCGGGGCCGCAGGGGGCCGCTCGGCAGTCCGTAGGCCTCGACCTGGGGCCCGGCCTCGTCCGGTTCCGTGTGCTCCCCCTCGGCCCGCTCCTTCGACGCCTCGGCGGCGCGGCGCGCGATGAGCCCGTCGTCCCAGCGCCGCTCGTCACCCCCGCCGGACCCCGCGGGCCGGTCGGACGCCTCGGGGGTATCGCCCGTCCCGGCCGGCTGGGTCTTCAGGAGGACGCCGGGGGCTTCGGGGGCACCGGCCCTCCCGCTGCCCGGCCCCGGTCCCTCCCCCTGTCCCTGTCCGGGTCCGTGGTCGCGGCCCTGGTCGGTGACGGCAGTCATCGCTGCTTCCTCTCCTTCTGCAGTACGGACAGCGCGGCGATGAGCTCGGCCTGCGGCTCGGGGGCCACTTCGAGGGCGTCGAGCGGCGCGAGCCGCCGGTCGCGTTCGCCGTGCAGGACCTGCCCGAGGCAGGTGGTGAGCAGTGCCCCGCCCTTGTCGCGCAGGCGCAGCGCGCCCTGGGCGCCGATCCGCTCGGCGAGCTGCTCGCCGGCGCCCCTGGCCCTGCGTCCACCGAGCAGGGCCGCGGCGAGCAGTGCCGCCACCGTCTCCGCGTCCGGAGCCGCGTTGCGTTCGAGCAGCCGCGCCTCCTCCTCGGCCAGCTCCTCCAGGACCCGCCGCCAGCGCCGTACGGCCAT is drawn from Streptomyces sp. NBC_00178 and contains these coding sequences:
- a CDS encoding Cys-Gln thioester bond-forming surface protein, whose product is MFSVSSASAASTASTEVSPGGLSKGHGRGLVRTAAAMLATGLVVAGTIVGATAATAAPADETGQHQGGAVAVLEGLKTYGTAELNTGEGKKPQELPAGLFEMKVDGGGTIQTYCIDFHTPTKDGAKYSETPWDQSSLGANENAGKVRWILQHSYPQVNDFAALAEKAGTGPLDEKTAAAGTQVAIWRFSDKADVTAKDANAEKLADWLEENAQNVAEPKASVGLSPAAVSGKAGEKLGPITVHTDAGQVSVVPPADAPASGVQVTDKAGKPVTEAGDGADLYFSVPEDATDGSASFSVQASTSVPVGRVFAGLIKSQTMILAGSSESTVSATASATWAEKGAVPAVTAEKNCAKGGVDITAANNGDEPFTFTLAGAEHTIPAGETRTVTVPVGEDQAYDFTITGPGGFSKNFKGVLDCKTAGTPAPGDDTETQSGSEPSPVASTPNPEGDLAETGGSSATPVIAGVAIALVVLGGGAVFFLRRKKTQTSGE
- a CDS encoding single-stranded DNA-binding protein — its product is MNETLVTLVGNSATPVDFRETEAGATARFRLAVTPRRWDRERQSWADGRTSFYTVWARRTLAANLSGSVSVGEPLVVHGRLKVREEERDGVWKTSVDVEAVAVGHDLTRGTAAFRRVARADPALIAPTHRQKPATEMASVS
- a CDS encoding GTPase, with the protein product MTAVTDQGRDHGPGQGQGEGPGPGSGRAGAPEAPGVLLKTQPAGTGDTPEASDRPAGSGGGDERRWDDGLIARRAAEASKERAEGEHTEPDEAGPQVEAYGLPSGPLRPRLDALRELVGLSRARLDGDSLAEAGRVLDEASARQRLSSRHTVVAVAGATGSGKSTLFNALAGVQISETGLRRPTTSAPIACSWTDGAAGLLDRLAIPGRLRRRPVQGSTPADEALQGLVLVDLPDHDSAATGHRAQVDRVLALVDAVIWVVDPEKYADAALHERYLRPLAGHAEVSFVVLNQIDRLPGDAADLVLDDLRRLLDEDGMAVGEHGEPGATVMSLSALTGAGVADLRELLGRFVQERTAAARRLSADVDAAAARLRPVYVAEGRPGLGERAREQFTDRLAEAVGATAAGQAAEREWRRNAGRACGTPWLRLWRWYESTRQLGGLDLMAQALAPPEEELTARQRVEQAVRTLADDAVDGLPAPWAQAVREAAVGGAEGLPEALDELARNAQAASAGRGRGRGGDTASAAVDPGGTGAAGKTGAAGKPAVPAGRGPGAVVRAVPLPGGLGARVARPPRPAWWPAAVLAQASMTLLQIFGGLWLLGQIVGFLEPGLVVPALVMLAGVIGGPLVEWSCAAAARGPARRYGQEAERRLREAAAGCGRARVLDPVAAELARYREVRERYVTVTEFSTTGR